GCGTATCGAGCGCCGCGCGAGCCAGTGCTCTTTCTTCTTCCTGAAGTTCGTCCAGCTTCTTTTGAATCGCACTGGCGACGAGTTTATCGACTTCCGCAGCTCGTTCCTGGTTGAAATGCGAAATGGCGGCATCGAGGTCTTTCACACGTTGGCGCTCGGCAGCGGTAAGGAGCGAAATCTGTCGAGCGCCGGGCGTTTTCCACGCTTTCACGTCGTAAGCAGGTTCGAAGATTGCGCGGATTTGATAGTAGTCGGTTTGCGGAATCGGGTCGTAACGATGGTTGTGGCATTGGGCACACCCCACAGTCAGACCAAGGAGCGAGGTCGAGACGATTTTAATCGTGTCATCCAACACAGCGTTGCGAGCCACAACTTGATCGAGTGCGGTATCGCCCGTACCATCGGGGCCCATCCGAAGAAAGCCGGTCGCAATCAACTGCTGGGCCTCTTGCGGAGTTAGCGAGGCGTAAGGAGGCTTGTGCAACTCATCGCCGGCCAGTTGCTCGACGATGAAATCCTTCCACGGCTTGTCGACATTGATCGAACTGATAACGTAGTCGCGATATTTATAGGCATATCGCCGCTCGAAATCCTTTTCACTGAAGCCATCGCTATCGGCGTAGCCGGCGACATCGAGCCAATGCCGGGCCCAACGCTCGCCGTAATGAGGCGAGGCCAGCAAACCATCGAGGAGTCGTTCCCAGGCATCGGGGGCAGGATCGTTGACGAAGGCTTCGATGTCGGCCGCGGTGGGTGGCAGACCCAAGAGTGTGAACCAGGCGCGCCGCGCGAGAACTGCCTTGTCTGCGACGGGCGAGAACGACAGGTTCTTATTCTCAAGCTCCTTGAGCAAAAACAAATCGATCGGAGATTGCGCGATCGCCGCATTTGTAACAGACGGCAAGGCTGTGTCGCGAATTGGTTGGAACGACCAAAAAGCTCGCTCTTCGTCGGTGATTTCACTCAGCTGGGCTGGCTCCGGTCGAGCCGTTTTGGCTCCCTCGTCGATCCACTGGCGAAGAATCGCAAGTTCGGCTGCCGTTACTTTCTTTCCTTCGGGTGGCATCTCACCTTGTTCGATACGTTGAATGAGCAGGCTGTCCGCGCCTTTGCCTGACGTGAACGCAGGGCCACTTTCGCCGCCAGTGGTCATCAAGCGAACAAGTCGCAAGTCCAGCTTTCCCTGCAGCTCTTCTTCCTCGCCGTGGCATTGAAAACAATGCTTCTTCAAAATCGGCCGGACGTCTCTCTCGAAAGTAAGGGACGGCTCGGCACCGATAGCTACGTGTGCGACGCAGCACGCAGCCAGCGCGAACAAGATGGCCAGGCACTTCCTGTGAGTTGGCATAAGGAGCCGCAAAGGTGGGATGATGGCGGGCGGGATGGATCAGACATCAATTATCATCGTCCCGCCGTCACCTTGCAAGAAAAACTTGCGACCCGTTGAACTTGTTGGCTTGCCCGCTGATTTATTCCGCCTTCTTCACATGGCTAACACCGCTGGCCGTGTTGCCATCGAGCAATCGCCACAGAAGTTCGGGCTTTGCTGCGGTGCCGCCGGTGATGAGTTCGAGATAGATAGTGCATTCTTCGGCGGGCGGTCCTGGGTCGCGAGGCACGCCTGGCTTGGGCCGCTGCGAAGTAAATACGTTCTGCGTCGCCCCGAACTTCCGACCGGCATTGTTCTTCAGAGTGTCGATCACCTTCATTTGATACCACATCACGCCTGTTTCGCCGCCGAGCGGGCGCATGAGTCTTGCCCGCAACACAACTGTCGCACGTTCAAATCGCTTGGGGTCGACATTCGCCGGAAACTTCTCTTGCTGCTGCCCTTCAGCCTGTGGAGTGGCCTTAAGTATGTCACTTGCGCGAGCCGTGGCGCTAATTCCGATTGCCAGTAATGCTGTGGCGATGCCACAGATCAACTTTGCGTTCAACGACATAACGATTCGCCTCGAAACGAGTAAGCAGTTAATTCCTAGCTGAAAAGAAGACGATACCGGCTCGGGAATCGTTCTCCTTTTTTATGCCAATTTTACTTTGCCGGGACCTTTTTCAGTTCCGGCAATTGCTTTTGCAGGTCGACGCGAAAGCGAAGTGGCCAGTCGATGCTTTCGAGTTGCTTGATGGTCGCACTTGCAGCCTCGGTTTGCTGCAAGTGAATTTGAACACGCGCTGAGTTGAGCAAACCGGTGGGTTCCAGCTTCCGCAGCTTAGCCACTTGTATCTACTGCTCGAGCGCGTCCTTCCAACGCTCTTGACGCGCGCGCTCTTTGGCTAACAGCGACAGTCCCTCCGTTTCGCCGGGCATTACTTCCGCCAGAGAAGTGCGGGCACGCTCGGCTTCGGTTGGTTCTTGGAGTGTATCGAACCGTTTAGCTAGCTTTTGCCACAACTCAAGATTGCGGCGATTGAGCTCGAGCGAGTCGAACGACTGCATCAGAGTTCCCTGGTGATCTTCGACTGGATCGAGGCACTCAATAACCGCGTAGTATTTAGACGACAGTGGCTGGGCTTTCGGTTATCGTGAGCACCAATAAATTAAAGCAAATGTTTCGCCAGGAGTAAGGAACATGCTCGCACGCTCTGCCGTTTGCCTGTTGATGACTACTCTCGTTCTGGGCACGCTGTCAGCTGCCGAACCGGTACTGGTGAAGATCGGCAGTCCCATAGGCGGACACATTCACCCGGCCATTTGCCGCACGAAAAAGGGGACGCTGATCGTCACCTTCGGACAGGTAAATCATCGCGACCTGCGCATCAGCCGTTCAACCGACGCGGGTAAGACCTGGTCGGAGCCGGCGGCCTTTGCGCATACCGTCAAAAAGAGTTATTACCCTGGCTCGCTCACAACCCTGGCGGACGGTCGAATCGTTCACTGCTGGAATCGTTGGAGCACGGACACTAACGAACAAGAGCCACGCAGCGTGCTCTATTCGGTATCGAGCGACGATGGTCTGACGTGGGCAGAACCACAGGCGTTACCTCGCGACGAAAAACTTCGCAGCGTGATCCGGCATCCCTTGGTCGAATTAAGTGCGGATAGCTGGCTCTTCTCGCTCGACGACCGCACACTGGTTTTTCACCCTTCTACATCCACGGACGAATCTTTTGGCGATGGTCGCGTACACGGGCTGACTCCCATCGTCCGCACGCCGCAGGGAACTTTCATCAGTGGCGCGGGACTGCGGAGTACCGATAAGGGCAAGACTTGGAGCAAAATCGAAAAGTTCCCCGATCTCAAGACACAAGGTTGGCGGCACGAACTCGTCTGCCTATCGAATGGCTGGCTCCTTGCTTCGGAGATTCTTGGTCCCGGCTTCGGCGGCGAGCGGATTCGCTATGTGATTTCAACCAATGACGGCCTGACTTGGGACCAGACGTACGAGTATTACAATCCGGGCCGCGCTATTGGCGGCCGTGCTTGCCCACGCACCGTCGAACTTAACGACGAAACGATTGGCGTTGTGTTTTATGATGTTGATGCCAAGGAGAAGGAAGGACGCGGGCTGTTCTTCCTGACGATTCCACTCGCGAAGCTTGCGAGTAACTGATATCTCACCAATGTGCCCTCCACTGAGTTGAACCATGTTGCACCGAGCCTGTTCGTGTTTGCTGGCGATTGCCTGGCTGCTCGCGGTCGTTAGAGGCCCCGCTTTAGTCGCGCAAGATCAAGCTTCTGCGTTACCGCCGAATCAGTGGCAAGAGATTGTGGCGGGCGGAGTGGGACCGCGTGTTTCGCCTGCGCTCGTCTGGTCGGCAGCAAGGCAGCGATTTGTGATGGTTGGTGGCACCATTTCGCATGCCCACAAACCTCCGTTTCCCTATGATGTCCTGTCGCTGAATCTTGCGACCAAGACCTGGGAGAATGAATTGCCTCCGGGTGGCGAGAAGTGGGGGCCGCTAACGGGTGCGGTGCAGCCGCCCAAGTTCAAGTCGCCCTACTTCGAGATGCTCGATAGCGAGCAAAATGTCCGTCCTTGGCAACGGCACGCGAAGATGTGGTATCAGGGCCAGCTTGCGCCGTGGGATGGCAATCTTTATTCACTCTTATGTGGGCGAACGGTGGCCTACCATATCGAAAGTCGGCAATGGCGCAATCTTGAGCCTGCGAATGCTCCGCTGCCGCTGACGAAAAGCGAGAAAGAAGGGCTCAACTGGTCGGCGCTCGGACTCGATCCATTGAATCAGGAACTGGTGCTGTTCGGCGGTGGCGGGTTGGCTACATCGCGCGGCGATGCGGGAACGTGGGTTTACTCGACGAAGAAGAACGAATGGCGGCAACTCGATTTGAAAGTGCAGCCGCCACCGCGCGCACTGTCTCCACTGGTCTACGATCCCCAGTCCAAGCAACTCGTACTCTTCGGCGGCGATGGTCTCGACACGCTCTATGGCGATACTTGGACTTACGACTGCGCTACGCGTACCTGGCACGAGCGTAAACCGGTTGTCGCTCCCGCGCCGCGCTTGGGGCATGCACTTGTCTCCTTGCCCAAAAGCGGCAAACTGGCCCTCGTCGGTGGAGTTGGGTACACGTCGTCGACGGCCTATCAGGCACTGCTCTACAAGCCGCTGCCGCTGGAAATCTGGACATACGATGTCAGTCTGAATGCGTGGTCGCTGGTGAAACGATTGGAAGAGAAAGGCCCCACTCATTTTTCGGTCGATGCCGCTGTGGCTGCCGTCGATGACCAGGATCGACTCCTCTGGTGGGGGCCGAAGACGACCGGCAACCGTTATGAGAACGATTCGCGCACCTGGCTGATTCAACTCGATGTCAGCCATTCTGATGCTGCGGCGACAGCTAAATTTGGCGTACCCGCGGGGACGGTGGTTCAACGCGACGAGTCGCACGATCCAGCCTGGTACGCTGCTGATGTACCAACTCCAAACCTCTCGGAGCAAGTACGGTTCTATGAGGAGTTGCCGACCAATCGCTGGACAGCAGTTGCCGCGCCCAAGTGGCCGATGAATCGCCAAGGGGGCGGTTGGAGCACCGTGGCCTACGACACCAGTCGCCAGCAGTTTTTGCATCTTGGCGGTGGTCACAGTTCTTACTTTGGCAACGATGTGGCCCACTTCGATACGCGCGCCGCGCGCTGGAGCATCAGCTATCGGCCGCAGTTCGCTCTTGATTTCAATTACGATTTATCGGGACCTGGCCCCTGGGCATTTAACGGCGGCCCGTGGGGCAATCACAACTATCATGCTTACAACTATGACCCAGTTCGCGACCGGCTCATCTTTATCCGTAACGAGTACACGCATGTGTACGACCCCGAGCGCAGGGTTTGGCCCCATGAGGAATTGTTGCGCAACAATCCCTTTGCCGGCAGCAAATACACCAGCTACCTCGTTACGACGCCGGCCGGGGTAGTGATCTGGACGAATCGCAAGGAGAGTCAGTTTGCCAGTGGCGTATGGAAGCTCAGCAAGGATGGCTGGAACGAATTGGCGACCACGGGAGATTCGCTACCGTTGCCACAAACCGATGGCAGCACCCTCACGTTCGATTCGGAGCGAAACCGCTTGCTATTGACCACCACCTTGGGTGAAAAAGGAATTGTTCACTCGGGCCAGGTCTGGTCGTGCGATTTGCGCAGCGGTGAAGTCCGCAAGCTCGACCCCGCGGGGCGCGAGGCGATCACTTCAAAGCGCTTTGCCCGTGAGTCGGTCTTTTTGCCCAAACGCGACGCGGTACTGTTCGGGCATCATCTTGGCGAACAGAACCGGCTTGCAATTTACGATGTTGCCAACAATCGCTGGTGCGTTGCCCACGTTCCTGGCAGCGAGTTCTTTTACCGTCCGGAAGCGGGGAGCAGTGTGGACCTGGGGTTGCAATACGATACGGCTCGCGATCTCGTCTGGGGCGTCATGTGCAAGCTGCATCCCGGCGCGGTGCAAGTAATGCGAGTCAGTGACGAGTTGAAACTCACCCCGTTACCTTAACAAAACGGGCAAGGGGTACGCGCTGCAGAACAGATACACCGCCAAGGCGATGCCTAACACGGCGACTAATGAAGCCATCCACACGCTGAAGTTCATCCAGTAGCGGTTGGGCTGCTGGTCGGCCGGGAGTTCGCTGCAGAAGCGAACTTGCTGGCAGGCTGCAATTCCGATCATCGCAGTACCAAGCAGCACGAATGCAATGCCGATCAGTGACGAGAAAACCGGCGGCGAATGATCGACGTTGGGTTGACGAATCAGCTTGAGAAACAGCCCGAAGCGGGCGACGAGAAAGCCGACGCCAATCACGGCCAGGCCAGTGCGCAGCCAGGCAAGCAAGGTGCGCTCGGCAGCAAAGAAGACGCGGGGATCGTTTTCGGCGGGCACGGGGACTTTCGAGTTAAGGGGTGGTTTCCAAGGGCTTTTTCAATTCCACGCGGGCCTTGACCAGCGCCGCTTCAAGCGCGGCGCGGTCGGTTTTCGCCGGATCGAACCTCGCTGTAACGAGTCCCGTTTTGAAGCTGGCGGTTGCTCGTTCCACGCCATCGACCTTGGCAACACTTTCGTATGCAGCCAGCGCACAGCCTTTGCAGTCGAGGCCCACGACGGAAATGTCGACGTTTTGCAGCTTGTCTTTTGCCAGTCCGCTGAGCGGTTTCGCCCCAAAGGTGCCGCGCGAGTTGGTGCGGATGGCGTTATCGATCCGTTCCGGAATCTTATCGGGCTTGGCTTTATCGAATGCCTTGTTGGGCTCGTACTCAAACACCGCTTCGGCCTGAAGATAGTCGACGCTCACGAGCGCCACATCGGGAATGAGCATCATCAGTTCGCGAAGGTCCGCTTCGCGATCCGGCGCAAACAGTCCGGTAACACGCAAGGTTAATTGCGCGCGCTCGACGGGCACGTCGTCGGCAGCCTGCAGCGCAGCGGCGGACAGGCAGGTAACGGCAACAGTGATTAACAGTATAAAGCAACGCATGTGAACTACTTTGTTTGAAACAATTCGCTTTGCACCAGTTCGTGAATCAAGGTGCGAATCCCACCGCCACGCTGTTCGGTGCTCGCCACAATCTTCGCCAGAGCTTCGCGATCGCCGAAGTTGAGATCGCGGCCCGTGGAATAAATGGCGAACTGGCGAGCCATGTTTTGGAGGAGCAATGGCGTATCGGCGGCCAATAGCGCCTGATATTCGCGAATATCTCGGAATTGACGTTCATCCAGCAAGATACCTGCACTATCGACGGGCGGACCTAGTTTGAAACTGATGCCGATGAACGGATCGATCGAACCGCGCGGCGCGGGGTCCCCTTCGCCAATCGAACGATAGCGATTGCGAAAACCGCCGATCACGTCGAATGATTCGAGCGCGAAACCGGGAGGGTCCATCTTGGCATGGCACGATGCGCAGGCAACATCGGCCCGGTGCTTATCGAGTTGATCGCGAATGGTGCTCGCGCCGCGCACATCGGGCTCAATGGCCGGGATGTTCGGCGGTGGCGGTTCCGGGGGCTGACCAAGGATGCGATCCATGACAAAGGCTCCGCGCGGCACGGGGGAGGTGGTCGTCCCATTGGCGGTGATCTTCAGAATCGCAGCTTGTGTGAGAAAGCTGCCGCGGGGTGAATCGGCCGGCAACGCGACGCGGCGAACTCGCGGCCCACTGACACCTTCAATGCCATAGTGCTTGGCCAGTTTCTCGTTGAGCATGGCGAAGTCGGATTTCACGAGATATGTGGCCGAAAGATCTTTCTCGACCAGTTCGCGGAAGTAAGCCCGCGTTTCTGCAATCATCGAGTCCTGCAA
Above is a window of Anatilimnocola aggregata DNA encoding:
- a CDS encoding Kelch repeat-containing protein, producing MLHRACSCLLAIAWLLAVVRGPALVAQDQASALPPNQWQEIVAGGVGPRVSPALVWSAARQRFVMVGGTISHAHKPPFPYDVLSLNLATKTWENELPPGGEKWGPLTGAVQPPKFKSPYFEMLDSEQNVRPWQRHAKMWYQGQLAPWDGNLYSLLCGRTVAYHIESRQWRNLEPANAPLPLTKSEKEGLNWSALGLDPLNQELVLFGGGGLATSRGDAGTWVYSTKKNEWRQLDLKVQPPPRALSPLVYDPQSKQLVLFGGDGLDTLYGDTWTYDCATRTWHERKPVVAPAPRLGHALVSLPKSGKLALVGGVGYTSSTAYQALLYKPLPLEIWTYDVSLNAWSLVKRLEEKGPTHFSVDAAVAAVDDQDRLLWWGPKTTGNRYENDSRTWLIQLDVSHSDAAATAKFGVPAGTVVQRDESHDPAWYAADVPTPNLSEQVRFYEELPTNRWTAVAAPKWPMNRQGGGWSTVAYDTSRQQFLHLGGGHSSYFGNDVAHFDTRAARWSISYRPQFALDFNYDLSGPGPWAFNGGPWGNHNYHAYNYDPVRDRLIFIRNEYTHVYDPERRVWPHEELLRNNPFAGSKYTSYLVTTPAGVVIWTNRKESQFASGVWKLSKDGWNELATTGDSLPLPQTDGSTLTFDSERNRLLLTTTLGEKGIVHSGQVWSCDLRSGEVRKLDPAGREAITSKRFARESVFLPKRDAVLFGHHLGEQNRLAIYDVANNRWCVAHVPGSEFFYRPEAGSSVDLGLQYDTARDLVWGVMCKLHPGAVQVMRVSDELKLTPLP
- a CDS encoding PSD1 and planctomycete cytochrome C domain-containing protein, which produces MPTHRKCLAILFALAACCVAHVAIGAEPSLTFERDVRPILKKHCFQCHGEEEELQGKLDLRLVRLMTTGGESGPAFTSGKGADSLLIQRIEQGEMPPEGKKVTAAELAILRQWIDEGAKTARPEPAQLSEITDEERAFWSFQPIRDTALPSVTNAAIAQSPIDLFLLKELENKNLSFSPVADKAVLARRAWFTLLGLPPTAADIEAFVNDPAPDAWERLLDGLLASPHYGERWARHWLDVAGYADSDGFSEKDFERRYAYKYRDYVISSINVDKPWKDFIVEQLAGDELHKPPYASLTPQEAQQLIATGFLRMGPDGTGDTALDQVVARNAVLDDTIKIVSTSLLGLTVGCAQCHNHRYDPIPQTDYYQIRAIFEPAYDVKAWKTPGARQISLLTAAERQRVKDLDAAISHFNQERAAEVDKLVASAIQKKLDELQEEERALARAALDTPVKSRTDEQKKLLARHPSLNVNVKNLAQFEKAPLDAINKKYADETAKLNKKKPTENEAAVLTEVPGKVPATHVFFRGDVHSPRAQVQPAELTVLLRDEVSPLAKIPVDDPKVATTGRRLAYAKWLASGEHPLVARVLVNRFWLHQFGRGIVATPGDFGLLGARPTHAELLDWLATRFTRDGWELKRLQRLVLSSTAFQQSSVRTDELDAVDPDNQLLGRMHLRRLESETVRDAMLKVSGRLTTKLHGKPVPVTPDEIGQVIVGVDTRDGAGRFTGRAVPLGEEEFRRSLYVQVRRSLPLSMLETFDSPLLTPNCEVRNQSTAAPQSLLMMNNRFVLNQASYLAKKIQADAKGDLSAQIDAAWQAIYAVRPDSEQLTMAREFLVAQAAEFEQAVKPAADDQAKEPPSAEVRALANLCQALLGSNAFLYVD
- a CDS encoding YidH family protein, which encodes MPAENDPRVFFAAERTLLAWLRTGLAVIGVGFLVARFGLFLKLIRQPNVDHSPPVFSSLIGIAFVLLGTAMIGIAACQQVRFCSELPADQQPNRYWMNFSVWMASLVAVLGIALAVYLFCSAYPLPVLLR
- a CDS encoding sialidase family protein, yielding MLARSAVCLLMTTLVLGTLSAAEPVLVKIGSPIGGHIHPAICRTKKGTLIVTFGQVNHRDLRISRSTDAGKTWSEPAAFAHTVKKSYYPGSLTTLADGRIVHCWNRWSTDTNEQEPRSVLYSVSSDDGLTWAEPQALPRDEKLRSVIRHPLVELSADSWLFSLDDRTLVFHPSTSTDESFGDGRVHGLTPIVRTPQGTFISGAGLRSTDKGKTWSKIEKFPDLKTQGWRHELVCLSNGWLLASEILGPGFGGERIRYVISTNDGLTWDQTYEYYNPGRAIGGRACPRTVELNDETIGVVFYDVDAKEKEGRGLFFLTIPLAKLASN
- a CDS encoding heavy-metal-associated domain-containing protein yields the protein MRCFILLITVAVTCLSAAALQAADDVPVERAQLTLRVTGLFAPDREADLRELMMLIPDVALVSVDYLQAEAVFEYEPNKAFDKAKPDKIPERIDNAIRTNSRGTFGAKPLSGLAKDKLQNVDISVVGLDCKGCALAAYESVAKVDGVERATASFKTGLVTARFDPAKTDRAALEAALVKARVELKKPLETTP